Proteins from one Dysgonomonas sp. HDW5A genomic window:
- the glgP gene encoding alpha-glucan family phosphorylase yields the protein MQNEKLLTPDYLFEVSWEVCNKVGGIHTVIATKVPTLEKVLRKPHILIGPDVVKENESNPEFKEDPFLLKSWRARAANDGLRIRIGRWNIAERPIAILVDFTPFFSQKDDILGFMWEKYKLDSLSGQWDYIEPALFGYAAGKVIESYVKYHCSPSDKIIAQFHEWMTGTGLLYLKSAVPQIGCAFTTHATALGRCIAGNNLPLYDSLKTYNPDNIAHNFNVTAKQSLEKIAAQQADAFTTVSDITAKECEQFLGKPVDLVTPNGFQDFITNEEEFAKKQKDGRKKLITAAEAIIAQKIDSNALLIGISGRYEYKNKGIDVFIEALGKLNKNDALNREVVGFILVPAGHHGPSKALLQNLHSTEPISPLANPYLTHELNDENYDPVLNAVRRNELYNTNNDKVKIFFVPSYLNGNDGIFDVPYYDLLAGLDLSLFPSYYEPWGYTPLESVAFKVPTITTTLAGFGLWVKTHFKGERPGIAVIDRTDTNDAEVIDHIEAHVIRHAKNSDADSKAAKQNAYEISKIALWDNLITYYMQAYSTALEKVAERYTESDFIIEEPQNNYIPQMSQHTSPNWFNVIVHRNVPKKLHALEELANNLWWCWNQDAKDLFESLDPVAWKKVYYNPIVLLDTISLQRYQELENDEEFVAKLAAVHNHFKTYMNNKSDLSEASVAYFCMEYGLHSSLKIYSGGLGILAGDYLKEASDKGVRMTGIGLLYRYGYFTQRLSTSGEQENIYEAQLFDKIPVSAVRDEEGNWVTIKIALPGRDLHARVWKVNVGRVELFLMDTDIEDNLPEDRSVTHHLYGGDWENRLKQELLLGVGGIRLLDKINRNFDVYHCNEGHAAFTGLERIHKLMVNRKLSFEEAREAIRSSSLFTTHTPVPAGHDAFEEGLLRKYISHYPERFQISWEQVMGLGRVHANDSQEKFSMSNLAVHLSQEVNGVSWLHGKVSQEMFKDMFPGYLAQESYISYVTNGVHYPTWAAPEWKALYERVFGADFATHHYDKSCFSNIQDVENKEIWDIRRKLRGAMIAHIKERMNSNNELLYYTPREIVEIVERLDPNKLTFGFARRFATYKRAQLLFKNIDTLNEIVNHPTRPVQFIFAGKAHPADKAGQDLIKKIVEVSKYPQFLGKILFIENYDMELASKLVQGVDIWLNTPTRPMEASGTSGEKAVMNGVMHFSVLDGWWVEGYQKDAGWALPLEQVYENNDYQNELDAEIIYNTIENEIAPLYYQQNEEGIPSEWIQHVKNSIDKVASNFTMNRQLTDYEDRFYNKLSKRGREIRENDYAMAKDIVTWKHKMSREWDGVEIISVKMPSVYKEPIVLGQEYEMEIKLTCGSLSAEDIGVELVITNDQTGKGEEFLIKYQFTCVSQDGSIATYRLKHRSEQPGTFNMGLRVFAKNDMLAYQQDSGLVKWM from the coding sequence ATGCAAAACGAAAAACTACTAACACCCGATTATCTATTTGAAGTAAGCTGGGAAGTTTGTAACAAAGTGGGCGGTATACATACCGTTATTGCAACTAAAGTTCCAACATTAGAAAAGGTATTAAGAAAACCTCACATTCTGATTGGACCGGATGTTGTAAAGGAGAACGAATCTAATCCTGAGTTTAAAGAGGATCCCTTTTTATTAAAATCGTGGAGAGCCAGAGCTGCAAATGACGGACTACGGATTCGTATCGGTCGATGGAATATCGCAGAAAGACCTATTGCTATTTTAGTCGATTTTACTCCGTTTTTCTCTCAGAAAGATGATATTCTTGGATTCATGTGGGAGAAATACAAATTGGATTCTCTTTCCGGACAATGGGATTATATTGAACCTGCATTATTTGGTTATGCAGCCGGAAAAGTTATCGAGAGTTACGTAAAATACCATTGCTCGCCAAGTGATAAGATTATTGCACAATTTCATGAGTGGATGACCGGTACAGGATTATTATATCTGAAATCGGCAGTTCCCCAAATAGGATGTGCATTTACTACTCATGCAACAGCATTGGGTAGATGTATTGCTGGTAATAATTTACCTCTTTATGATAGCTTGAAGACTTATAATCCTGATAATATTGCACATAATTTTAATGTGACAGCAAAGCAGTCATTAGAGAAAATTGCAGCACAACAAGCTGATGCTTTTACAACTGTAAGTGATATTACAGCAAAAGAATGCGAACAGTTTCTTGGAAAACCAGTTGATCTGGTTACACCCAACGGATTTCAGGATTTTATAACGAATGAAGAAGAGTTTGCTAAGAAGCAAAAAGATGGTCGTAAAAAACTGATAACTGCTGCAGAAGCAATTATAGCTCAGAAAATCGATAGTAATGCTTTATTGATTGGAATTAGCGGGCGTTATGAATATAAAAACAAAGGGATAGATGTATTTATAGAAGCTCTGGGTAAGTTGAATAAGAACGATGCTTTAAACAGAGAAGTAGTTGGTTTTATACTTGTTCCTGCCGGACATCATGGTCCATCAAAAGCATTGTTACAAAACCTGCATAGTACAGAGCCGATCTCACCTCTTGCAAATCCTTATTTGACACATGAATTGAACGATGAAAATTATGATCCTGTATTAAATGCTGTAAGACGTAACGAACTTTATAATACAAACAATGATAAGGTTAAAATATTCTTTGTTCCTTCATATTTGAATGGTAATGATGGAATATTTGATGTTCCTTATTATGATTTGCTGGCAGGGCTCGATTTATCGTTATTCCCTTCATACTATGAGCCATGGGGCTATACTCCATTAGAGAGTGTTGCTTTTAAAGTTCCAACTATTACGACTACATTAGCGGGATTTGGATTATGGGTAAAAACTCATTTCAAGGGAGAACGTCCGGGTATTGCTGTCATTGATCGGACAGATACAAATGATGCTGAGGTAATAGACCATATCGAAGCTCATGTAATTCGTCATGCTAAAAATAGTGATGCAGACAGTAAAGCTGCTAAACAAAATGCATATGAGATATCTAAAATTGCCCTTTGGGATAATTTGATAACTTATTATATGCAAGCTTATAGCACTGCACTTGAGAAAGTTGCAGAACGCTATACTGAGAGTGATTTTATTATAGAAGAACCACAAAATAATTATATTCCACAAATGTCACAACATACTTCACCTAACTGGTTTAACGTTATTGTACACCGTAATGTACCTAAAAAACTTCATGCTCTGGAAGAACTTGCTAATAACCTTTGGTGGTGTTGGAATCAGGATGCAAAAGATTTGTTTGAATCATTAGACCCTGTTGCATGGAAAAAAGTATACTATAATCCTATTGTATTATTAGATACAATAAGCCTTCAACGTTATCAGGAATTAGAAAATGATGAAGAATTTGTAGCAAAATTAGCTGCTGTACACAATCATTTTAAAACATACATGAATAATAAGAGCGATTTGAGCGAAGCTTCAGTTGCTTACTTCTGTATGGAATATGGTTTACATAGTTCTTTGAAGATTTATTCGGGAGGATTAGGTATTCTTGCCGGTGATTATCTGAAAGAAGCCAGCGATAAGGGTGTACGTATGACAGGTATCGGTCTGTTGTATCGCTATGGTTATTTTACTCAACGTTTGTCGACATCAGGTGAGCAGGAAAATATTTACGAAGCTCAGTTATTTGATAAAATACCGGTATCGGCAGTACGTGACGAAGAAGGTAATTGGGTTACCATAAAAATAGCATTGCCCGGACGCGATTTACATGCACGTGTTTGGAAAGTAAATGTGGGGCGTGTTGAGCTATTCTTAATGGATACTGACATTGAGGACAATTTACCGGAAGATCGTTCGGTTACACACCATTTGTATGGTGGTGATTGGGAAAACAGATTAAAGCAAGAACTTCTATTAGGTGTTGGAGGTATCAGATTGCTTGATAAAATAAATCGAAACTTTGATGTTTATCACTGTAACGAAGGACATGCAGCTTTCACAGGACTGGAGCGTATACACAAATTGATGGTTAATAGAAAGCTATCGTTTGAGGAAGCCAGAGAGGCAATCCGTTCTTCGTCGCTTTTCACGACTCATACACCTGTACCTGCAGGACATGATGCCTTTGAAGAGGGATTGTTACGTAAATATATATCACATTACCCGGAACGTTTCCAAATCAGTTGGGAGCAAGTAATGGGACTAGGACGTGTACATGCAAATGATTCTCAGGAGAAATTCTCAATGAGTAATCTGGCTGTGCATCTTTCTCAGGAAGTGAATGGTGTAAGCTGGTTACATGGAAAAGTTTCACAGGAAATGTTTAAAGATATGTTCCCCGGTTATCTGGCTCAAGAGTCTTATATCAGCTATGTAACCAATGGAGTGCATTATCCTACATGGGCTGCTCCCGAGTGGAAAGCGTTGTATGAGCGTGTGTTTGGTGCAGATTTTGCAACACATCATTATGATAAATCTTGTTTCTCTAACATTCAGGATGTTGAAAATAAAGAAATATGGGATATCCGTCGCAAATTGCGTGGTGCTATGATTGCTCATATTAAGGAACGTATGAATAGCAACAATGAACTGTTGTATTATACTCCTCGTGAGATTGTAGAGATTGTAGAAAGATTAGATCCTAATAAATTGACATTTGGTTTTGCAAGACGTTTTGCGACTTACAAACGTGCTCAATTGTTATTTAAGAATATTGATACATTAAATGAGATAGTAAACCATCCGACAAGACCTGTTCAGTTTATATTTGCCGGAAAGGCTCACCCTGCTGATAAAGCAGGCCAGGATTTGATCAAGAAGATTGTTGAAGTATCTAAATATCCTCAGTTCTTAGGTAAAATCTTATTTATTGAGAATTATGATATGGAATTGGCTTCTAAATTGGTTCAAGGGGTTGATATTTGGTTGAATACTCCGACTCGTCCTATGGAAGCATCGGGTACAAGTGGTGAAAAAGCCGTGATGAATGGTGTTATGCACTTTAGTGTACTTGATGGATGGTGGGTTGAAGGTTATCAAAAAGATGCAGGTTGGGCATTGCCTTTAGAGCAGGTTTATGAAAACAACGACTACCAAAATGAGTTGGATGCTGAGATAATCTATAATACGATTGAGAATGAAATAGCTCCATTGTATTATCAACAAAATGAAGAGGGTATTCCTTCAGAATGGATACAGCATGTGAAAAATTCGATTGACAAGGTTGCTTCTAACTTTACGATGAACCGTCAGCTGACTGATTATGAAGATCGATTTTATAATAAGTTAAGTAAACGTGGACGTGAAATCAGAGAGAATGATTATGCAATGGCAAAAGATATTGTCACATGGAAACACAAAATGTCCAGAGAGTGGGATGGTGTTGAAATTATTTCCGTAAAAATGCCAAGTGTTTACAAAGAGCCTATTGTATTGGGACAGGAGTATGAAATGGAAATAAAACTTACTTGCGGTTCACTATCTGCTGAAGATATAGGTGTTGAACTGGTTATTACTAATGACCAAACGGGTAAAGGTGAAGAATTCTTGATTAAATATCAATTTACTTGTGTATCTCAGGATGGCAGCATTGCAACTTACCGTTTGAAACATAGAAGCGAGCAACCCGGAACATTCAATATGGGACTTCGTGTCTTTGCTAAAAATGACATGCTGGCATATCAACAAGATTCAGGTTTGGTAAAGTGGATGTAA